One segment of Rosa chinensis cultivar Old Blush chromosome 6, RchiOBHm-V2, whole genome shotgun sequence DNA contains the following:
- the LOC112168826 gene encoding tryptophan synthase alpha chain, with protein MASSLKSATGVLQVKSPQSPLLCRSPAQKSTLSFKKFTPMASLTTTNTTVGLSKTFIKLKEQGKVALIPYITAGDPDLSVTAEALKVLDSCGSDIIELGVPYSDPLADGPVIQAAATRALARGTNLNSILAMLKEVIPKLSCPIALFTYYNPILKRGVGEFMSIIKDVGVHGLVVPDVPLEETDTLRKEALKNNIELVLLTTPTTPMERMKAIAEASEGFLYLVSSIGVTGARASVNERVPALLKEIKEATSKPVAVGFGISKPEQAKQVAGWGADGVIVGSAMVKLLGDAKTPEEGLKELAIFTKSLKSALL; from the exons ATGGCTTCTTCTCTTAAATCGGCGACTGGTGTTCTTCAGGTGAAGAGCCCTCAAAGCCCATTGCTTTGCCGTTCTCCGGCTCAAAAGTCCACCCTTTCATTCAAGAAATTTACTCCAATGGCTTCTCTGACCACCACCAACACCACCGTCGGCctctccaaaactttcatcaaaCTGAAGGAGCAGGGCAAG GTTGCATTAATCCCTTACATTACTGCCGGTGATCCTGATCTATCGGTCACCGCAGAAGCATTGAAGGTCCTGGATTCTTGTGGATCGGACATAATCGAGTTAGGTGTGCCATACTCTGATCCATTAGCAGATGGGCCAGTTATACAG GCTGCAGCCACTCGTGCCTTGGCAAGAGGGACCAATTTGAATTCAATCCTGGCAATGTTGAAGGAG GTGATTCCCAAACTGTCCTGCCCAATTGCTCTCTTCACATACTACAATCCCATTTTGAAGCGTGGTGTTGGAGAGTTCATGTCCATCATTAAAGACGTCGGGGTACATG GACTTGTGGTTCCAGATGTTCCATTGGAAGAGACGGACACTCTGAGAAAGGAAGCCTTGAAAAATAATATTGAATTG GTATTACTAACTACACCCACCACTCCAATGGAGCGAATGAAGGCCATCGCTGAAGCTTCCGAAGGGTTTTTGTACCTG GTGAGCTCAATTGGAGTTACAGGGGCCCGGGCATCTGTGAATGAACGAGTTCCTGCCCTTTTAAAGGAAATTAAAGAG GCTACATCAAAGCCCGTAGCTGTTGGTTTTGGCATCTCAAAGCCTGAACAAGCTAAACAG GTAGCGGGGTGGGGAGCTGATGGTGTCATTGTTGGTAGCGCAATGGTGAAGCTGTTGGGTGATGCCAAAACTCCCGAGGAAGGGTTGA